Proteins from a genomic interval of Lycium ferocissimum isolate CSIRO_LF1 chromosome 2, AGI_CSIRO_Lferr_CH_V1, whole genome shotgun sequence:
- the LOC132045068 gene encoding small ribosomal subunit protein uS5c gives MAASSLSTFSSLSLRNNPSSRFSTFQSQQPNHTFFIPKPTHPPFYLLLNPTTKLNPVNATPAETTFFDNTDPEEISTYDPPERPDDFLEPPSFDDGPMESEEDIAKAYEELYGAAYSGETFLGNDIYAMDSKVKKTTAFGKTKKEKSKDGFDERVVQVRRVTKVVKGGKQLHFRAVVVVGDKKGNVGVGVGKAKEVIAAVQKSAVNARRNLITVPMTKYLTFPHRADGDFGAARVMLRPAAPGTGVIAGGAVRIVLEMAGVENALGKQLGSNNALNNARATVVAVQKMRQFSEVAQERGIPMEELWK, from the exons atggcAGCTTCTTCTCTCTCCACCTTCTCTTCCCTTTCTCTACGCAACAACCCATCATCTCGTTTTTCTACCTTTCAGTCCCAACAACCCAACCACACATTCTTCATCCCAAAACCAACCCACCCACCATTTTATCTCCTCTTAAACCCAACAACAAAACTCAACCCCGTCAATGCCACACCAGCAGAAACCACTTTCTTTGACAACACTGACCCTGAAGAAATCTCCACTTATGACCCACCAGAACGCCCTGATGACTTTCTTGAACCACCATCTTTCGATGATGGTCCAATGGAGTCTGAAGAAGATATTGCTAAAGCTTATGAAGAGCTATATGGGGCAGCTTATAGTGGAGAGACTTTTCTTGGTAATGACATATATGCAATGGATTCTAAAGTGAAAAAGACTACTGCTTTTGGGAAAACAAAGAAGGAGAAGTCTAAAGATGGGTTTGATGAGAGAGTTGTGCAAGTTAGGAGAGTTACTAAGGTTGTTAAAGGTGGAAAGCAATTGCATTTTAGagctgttgttgttgtgggtGACAAGAAAGGGAATGTTGGTGTTGGAGTTGGTAAAGCTAAAGAGGTTATTGCTGCTGTGCAAAAGTCTGCTGTTAATGCTAGGAGGAATCTTATTACTGTGCCTATGACTAAGTACTTGACTTTCCCCCACag AGCTGATGGAGACTTTGGAGCAGCAAGGGTGATGCTTAGACCTGCAGCTCCTGGTACTGGAGTGATTGCTGGTGGTGCTGTCCGGATCGTTCTTGAAATGGCTGGTGTTGAGAATGCCTTGGGGAAGCAGCTTGGAAGTAACAATGCCCTCAATAATGCAAGAGCCACTGTTGTTGCTGTTCAGAAAATGAGGCAGTTCAGTGAAGTTGCTCAAGAACGTGGCATTCCCATGGAAGAACTCTGGAAATGA